Proteins encoded in a region of the Clostridium butyricum genome:
- a CDS encoding Cof-type HAD-IIB family hydrolase, translating into MKYFFFDIDGTLKPYGQKIPQSAKETINRLQKEGHKIFLATGRRKNEIGKIMSNMSIDNAVCSGGATIIIDNKVEKEEFFSKYELRNILYECKKYNVIMVSVGEGRCYTSYNGLRLKPYILLMKLYSRSKRFRIGSVEGGCGANYTDIKTLSEEEFLNQPTQKIIFFNSRHIGKIDYLNNYTIYNERIWRTIEFDFKEKGIEYIIKKYNVDINDIVVFGDGINDIGMFNYVKNSIAMGNSCQEIKDIASFITKKSNEDGIEYACKYFGWI; encoded by the coding sequence ATGAAATATTTTTTCTTTGATATTGATGGTACATTAAAACCATATGGTCAGAAGATACCACAATCAGCTAAAGAGACAATAAATAGATTACAGAAAGAAGGACACAAGATTTTTCTTGCAACAGGAAGACGAAAAAATGAAATTGGGAAAATAATGTCTAATATGAGTATTGATAATGCTGTTTGCTCAGGAGGTGCAACAATTATTATTGATAATAAGGTTGAAAAGGAAGAATTTTTTTCAAAGTATGAACTTAGAAATATATTATATGAATGTAAAAAATACAATGTAATAATGGTAAGTGTAGGTGAAGGAAGATGTTATACATCTTATAATGGATTAAGGCTAAAACCATACATTTTATTGATGAAGTTGTATTCTAGAAGTAAAAGATTTAGGATTGGATCTGTGGAAGGGGGATGTGGAGCTAATTATACTGATATAAAAACTCTAAGTGAGGAAGAATTCTTAAATCAGCCTACTCAGAAAATCATCTTTTTTAACAGCAGACATATTGGAAAAATAGATTATTTAAATAACTATACAATTTACAATGAACGGATATGGAGAACAATAGAATTTGACTTTAAAGAAAAGGGAATAGAATATATCATAAAAAAATATAATGTGGATATAAATGATATTGTTGTATTTGGTGATGGAATTAATGATATTGGTATGTTTAATTATGTTAAAAATTCAATTGCTATGGGGAATTCATGTCAAGAAATAAAGGATATAGCATCTTTTATAACTAAAAAATCAAACGAAGATGGTATAGAGTATGCATGTAAGTATTTTGGA
- a CDS encoding LCP family protein, whose amino-acid sequence MNRKNIPNVKKISIIISILSIFFLIFTLSAFGNYMNKFNTVNINKEKVIPKNMNSQVDNSDPVQPQSRMQNKYIKNIALLGIDSGDDNVGRSDCILIATIDTEHNKIKLSSIIRDSYVTIPSKNKKDKINHAYAFGGPELTLETLNLNFNLNISQFISVNFASFPKIIDKIGGITIDIKEDELKYINNYINDLNAHNNTSSSDITQTGPQTVDGTQALAYARIRYTDGGDFERSHRQRIVLDEVFKKLKELPILKYPDALDSLLPLVDTNLSSSEILSLCLDLTSFDNFNIIEERFPKDEDAEGKSINGIYYYVFDEDATITKMHDFIYD is encoded by the coding sequence ATGAATAGAAAAAATATACCAAATGTAAAAAAAATTAGTATTATTATATCAATATTATCAATATTCTTCCTTATATTTACTCTATCAGCTTTTGGTAATTACATGAATAAATTTAATACAGTAAATATCAACAAAGAAAAGGTTATACCTAAAAATATGAATTCTCAAGTTGATAATTCTGATCCTGTTCAACCACAAAGCAGAATGCAGAATAAGTACATAAAAAATATAGCCTTATTGGGAATTGATTCTGGAGATGATAATGTAGGACGTTCTGACTGTATTTTAATAGCTACAATAGATACCGAACATAATAAAATAAAACTATCTTCAATAATAAGGGATTCTTATGTAACTATTCCATCAAAAAATAAAAAAGATAAAATCAATCATGCATATGCTTTTGGCGGACCAGAGCTGACTTTAGAAACTTTGAATCTAAACTTCAACCTAAATATTAGTCAGTTTATCTCTGTTAATTTCGCATCTTTTCCTAAAATCATAGATAAAATTGGAGGAATAACTATCGATATTAAAGAAGATGAATTAAAATATATAAATAATTATATAAATGATTTAAATGCTCATAACAATACATCATCTTCTGATATTACACAAACAGGTCCTCAAACTGTTGATGGTACTCAAGCTCTTGCTTATGCAAGAATAAGATATACTGATGGAGGAGATTTTGAACGAAGTCATAGACAAAGAATAGTTCTAGATGAAGTATTTAAAAAACTAAAAGAACTTCCAATATTAAAATATCCAGATGCTCTAGATTCACTTCTTCCTTTAGTTGATACAAATCTGAGTTCATCTGAAATCCTCTCTTTATGTTTAGATTTAACTTCATTTGATAACTTTAACATAATAGAAGAAAGATTTCCAAAGGATGAAGATGCTGAAGGAAAATCTATCAATGGAATTTATTATTATGTTTTTGATGAAGATGCTACTATAACTAAGATGCATGATTTTATTTATGACTGA
- a CDS encoding asparagine synthase-related protein: MSGIIYGYIDFNNENIDENIGEKMLEPMKAYKIDRFNSLNYKNIFIGCGLQHITFESINEKIPVLDKENAIILTADAIIDNREELLNKLNLENSQVEDFTDSEYILMAYKEWGENCCRYIIGDYSFAIWDYEKRQLFCARDQVGKRTFYYYYRNNKIIFSTLIDPILEVMDEVKLNEEQITEYLAIPGVLSSADLRHTMYEDIYKLEPATYMIIGENGIRHNKYWSAGENINQQKFSRDSQYEEHFIEVFSEAVKCRLRSNENIGIMLSSGLDSTSVAALAAKYLKKDNKKLKSYTSIPLKENKHIKVTGGIADESNGVKLLQEKYENIDSKFCELKGTSAIDMINDKISMLEMPYKAIENLSWYLGIAEEAAKDGCKILLDGQYGNLTISYGEYYTKLMTLIRKRDILGIIKENKGIKNRYGVSTKRCIKDILKLSTPYKIRKYLFYKKCKDFNPYEMSLLNDNLMSKWNINKILEKNNLFIFPQKYFDWDEERKMIINPITLSHVSEYETKVSLKTGLLKRDPTRDIRLIELILSYPIDQFVRDGQQRYLIKRAMKGLIPDEFIEGKISRGIQAADWIERLRDKWDVVYQDMLKMKGNKTIEYFCDNNKINYYLDKYKSLPVEYTDEIKYEIRSFISIYIFYKFISDFNNII, translated from the coding sequence ATGAGTGGTATTATATATGGATATATAGATTTTAATAATGAAAATATAGATGAAAATATAGGTGAAAAAATGTTAGAACCTATGAAGGCATATAAAATAGACAGATTTAATAGTTTAAATTATAAAAACATATTTATAGGATGTGGGCTTCAACATATAACTTTTGAATCTATAAATGAGAAAATACCTGTATTAGACAAAGAAAATGCTATTATTTTAACAGCAGATGCAATTATAGATAATAGAGAGGAATTATTGAATAAATTAAATTTAGAAAATAGCCAAGTTGAAGACTTTACTGATAGTGAATATATATTAATGGCTTATAAAGAGTGGGGAGAGAATTGTTGTAGATATATAATAGGGGATTATTCCTTTGCAATTTGGGATTATGAAAAAAGACAATTATTTTGTGCAAGGGATCAAGTTGGAAAGAGGACGTTCTATTATTATTACAGGAATAATAAAATTATATTTTCTACATTAATAGATCCTATATTAGAAGTTATGGATGAAGTTAAATTAAACGAAGAGCAGATTACAGAGTATTTAGCAATACCAGGAGTTCTTAGTTCTGCTGATTTAAGGCATACAATGTATGAAGATATCTATAAACTTGAACCAGCAACTTATATGATAATAGGAGAAAACGGTATTAGACATAATAAATATTGGTCAGCTGGAGAAAATATAAATCAACAAAAATTTTCGAGGGATTCTCAATATGAGGAACATTTTATTGAAGTCTTCTCAGAAGCTGTTAAGTGTAGATTAAGAAGTAATGAGAATATAGGAATAATGCTTAGTAGTGGATTAGATTCAACATCAGTAGCAGCTTTAGCAGCAAAATATTTGAAAAAAGATAATAAGAAATTAAAATCTTATACATCAATTCCACTAAAAGAAAATAAACATATAAAAGTTACAGGTGGCATTGCAGATGAAAGCAATGGTGTAAAATTATTACAAGAAAAGTATGAAAATATTGATTCTAAATTTTGTGAATTAAAAGGTACAAGCGCAATAGATATGATAAATGACAAAATTAGTATGTTAGAAATGCCTTATAAGGCAATTGAAAATTTATCATGGTATTTAGGAATTGCAGAAGAAGCAGCAAAAGATGGATGTAAAATACTATTAGATGGACAATATGGAAATCTAACTATTTCTTATGGTGAATATTACACTAAACTTATGACGCTAATAAGAAAAAGAGATATATTAGGAATAATAAAAGAAAACAAAGGTATAAAAAATAGATATGGAGTAAGTACCAAAAGGTGTATTAAAGATATATTAAAATTATCAACTCCATATAAGATAAGAAAATATTTATTTTATAAAAAATGTAAGGATTTTAATCCATACGAGATGTCATTACTGAATGATAATTTAATGTCAAAATGGAATATAAATAAAATATTAGAAAAAAATAATTTATTTATATTTCCACAAAAGTATTTTGACTGGGATGAAGAAAGAAAGATGATAATTAATCCTATTACATTATCCCATGTTTCTGAGTATGAAACTAAAGTCAGTTTAAAAACTGGATTATTAAAAAGAGATCCAACAAGGGACATACGATTAATCGAGTTAATATTATCATATCCTATAGATCAATTTGTGAGAGATGGTCAGCAAAGATATTTAATAAAAAGAGCTATGAAAGGATTAATTCCTGATGAGTTTATAGAAGGAAAGATTTCAAGGGGAATACAAGCAGCTGATTGGATTGAAAGATTAAGAGATAAGTGGGATGTTGTTTATCAGGATATGTTAAAAATGAAAGGTAATAAAACAATAGAATACTTTTGTGATAATAATAAAATAAATTATTATCTAGATAAATATAAATCACTTCCAGTTGAATACACTGATGAAATAAAGTATGAAATTAGATCATTTATAAGCATATATATTTTTTATAAATTTATAAGTGATTTTAATAATATTATTTAA
- a CDS encoding DUF975 family protein, which translates to MVERAVLKRNSKDQLRGKWGLAIAAFIISAIIPSIISIIGSVTESDAITTIGMIIAVIVAGPISYGLCTFILNITRGKDASIYDIFAGFNGKIFVKSLIIMILTTIAVGIGYIILIVPGIILSIMFAQSYFILADNNDLSAIDCIKASCEMMKGNKMYFFILMLSFIGWFILGEITCGIGLLWVMPYYNITIGNFYDELSNKVS; encoded by the coding sequence ATGGTTGAAAGAGCAGTTTTAAAGCGTAATTCAAAAGATCAATTACGTGGAAAATGGGGTCTCGCAATAGCCGCATTTATTATTAGCGCAATAATTCCGAGCATCATTAGTATTATAGGTTCTGTAACTGAATCAGATGCAATAACGACGATTGGTATGATTATTGCTGTTATAGTAGCAGGTCCTATAAGTTATGGGTTGTGTACATTTATATTAAATATTACGAGAGGAAAAGATGCATCAATTTATGATATTTTTGCAGGATTTAATGGGAAAATTTTTGTTAAATCACTTATTATAATGATCTTAACAACAATAGCTGTTGGAATCGGCTATATTATATTAATTGTTCCAGGTATAATTTTAAGTATTATGTTTGCACAAAGTTATTTTATTTTAGCTGATAATAATGACTTATCAGCTATTGATTGTATTAAAGCAAGCTGTGAAATGATGAAAGGAAATAAAATGTATTTCTTTATTTTGATGCTAAGCTTTATAGGATGGTTTATCCTTGGAGAAATAACCTGTGGAATTGGACTATTATGGGTTATGCCTTATTATAATATAACAATAGGAAATTTTTATGATGAATTAAGTAATAAAGTATCATAA
- a CDS encoding S8 family serine peptidase has protein sequence MSDYISNEYLDLLNVPTLWNFGFTGKGVKVAIMESAITTLPGKLNIQGWFNTETNVYTETAPNFDSLSDHGFSTASIISGYATGVAPDCKLYNVIVKTDMTNISNSLNSLKKGLKWCIANSIDIINISLEIPFADAELISLTKLAAEKNIIIVSSLGNSSSETCTSFISSGSVLSIGSVNKDKSLSSFSNYGDCIDFVSFGDAVPAYNSKGEKISFVGTSASTPLVSGLVALIKQQNKDLSFKELKYMLMDNAETLNANLNNNSISFKFPKACLIPCNHKHDLDIVEIEKNIPIQDLKIITDSTINIKDTITPIIQISPKSLDNLDVLVTSSNEKLTQINYFSNSITAIDSGYATINFSIPQRNFNKSIVFHILSQLEQQLRYSLNLYNITNLQNKNLSGQNIKVAIIDSGVNIVGNIDSVTYGPNYITYQPTTAVTDTFGQGTITASIVKAIAPNCKLYSIKNQSNAGYSYVGEDLQNKALKWCLDNKMDVVIARNLQLGLYDSKNKLFKQLNDAGILTIVSQLSGDSLKFESSDRSNFLCVGPLNSNKSNNFGYLDVTCYNESFPAYTKDGIFQLISNDTFQYIFGIIGGICTLLKQQNSSLNASSLKSLLPTLCTNMGEFKYFGYGILKAYLL, from the coding sequence ATGTCTGATTATATTAGTAACGAATATTTAGATTTATTAAATGTCCCTACCTTATGGAATTTTGGATTTACTGGCAAAGGGGTAAAAGTAGCAATTATGGAATCAGCAATAACTACTTTGCCTGGAAAATTAAATATTCAAGGTTGGTTCAACACCGAAACAAATGTATATACTGAAACTGCTCCTAATTTTGATTCTCTTTCTGATCATGGCTTTTCAACAGCTAGTATAATCTCTGGATATGCTACTGGCGTTGCTCCAGATTGTAAATTATATAATGTAATTGTAAAAACAGATATGACTAATATATCCAACAGTCTAAATAGTTTAAAAAAAGGTTTAAAATGGTGTATAGCAAATTCTATAGACATAATTAATATAAGTCTTGAGATTCCATTTGCAGATGCTGAATTAATTTCATTAACTAAACTTGCAGCAGAAAAAAATATAATTATAGTAAGTTCTTTGGGTAATAGCTCATCTGAAACCTGCACTTCATTTATATCTTCTGGTTCTGTATTAAGTATAGGTTCTGTAAATAAAGATAAATCATTAAGTAGTTTTTCTAATTACGGAGATTGTATTGATTTTGTGTCATTTGGAGATGCGGTTCCTGCCTATAATTCTAAAGGAGAAAAAATATCTTTTGTTGGAACTTCTGCATCTACTCCACTAGTTTCTGGATTAGTTGCACTAATTAAGCAACAAAATAAAGATCTTTCCTTCAAAGAACTAAAATATATGTTAATGGATAATGCCGAAACTTTAAATGCTAACTTAAATAATAATTCTATATCATTTAAGTTTCCAAAAGCTTGCTTGATTCCTTGCAATCATAAACATGACCTAGATATAGTTGAAATAGAAAAAAATATTCCAATACAAGATTTGAAAATAATAACCGATTCAACTATTAATATTAAAGATACAATTACTCCTATAATTCAAATATCACCAAAAAGCTTAGATAATTTAGATGTATTAGTAACTTCTTCAAATGAAAAACTAACTCAAATTAATTATTTTTCAAATTCTATAACTGCAATTGATAGTGGATATGCAACCATTAATTTTTCAATACCACAAAGAAATTTTAATAAATCTATAGTCTTTCATATATTGTCTCAACTAGAACAGCAACTTAGATATTCATTAAATCTTTACAATATAACTAATTTACAAAATAAAAATCTATCTGGACAAAATATAAAAGTAGCAATTATTGATTCTGGCGTTAATATAGTAGGTAATATTGATTCTGTAACTTATGGACCAAACTATATAACTTATCAACCAACTACAGCTGTAACAGACACATTTGGTCAAGGTACAATTACAGCAAGTATAGTTAAAGCTATTGCTCCAAATTGTAAATTATATTCAATAAAAAATCAAAGCAATGCTGGATATTCTTATGTTGGAGAAGATTTACAAAACAAAGCTCTTAAGTGGTGTTTAGATAATAAAATGGATGTTGTAATTGCTAGAAATCTTCAACTTGGATTATATGACAGCAAAAATAAACTTTTTAAACAATTAAATGATGCTGGAATTTTAACTATAGTTTCACAACTTTCAGGAGATTCTCTTAAATTCGAATCTTCTGACAGAAGTAATTTTCTTTGTGTAGGTCCATTAAACAGTAACAAATCTAACAATTTTGGTTACTTAGATGTAACTTGTTATAATGAATCTTTCCCTGCATATACTAAAGATGGTATTTTTCAATTAATATCTAATGACACTTTTCAATATATTTTTGGCATTATCGGTGGAATTTGCACTTTACTAAAACAACAAAATTCTTCTTTAAATGCATCATCTTTAAAATCACTTCTTCCAACTTTATGCACTAATATGGGTGAATTTAAATATTTCGGCTATGGAATTCTAAAAGCTTATCTTTTATAA
- a CDS encoding homoserine dehydrogenase yields the protein MKKIKIALLGLGNVGRGVWMILNSNKEEVMKRCGYEVEVAKILVRDKNKPRPVQVPDEIVTTDFNEILNDDDIKIVVEVMGGMEPARDYMLKCMDNKKHIVTANKMLLATGGDELFQKADEKGIMFQYEASVAGGIPIIKGIDESLTANKIETLYGIVNGTTNYILSKMELEGAAFDEVLKEAQEKGYAEADPTSDIESYDAQYKLAILAALAFGTKIDVANVYREGITKITAVDMKYASEFKMAIKLLAIAKEVDGKVELRVHPTMIPKKHPLANVYDSYNAVFIKGNAVGDLMFYGRGAGDLPTGSAVVSDIVSIVRSNVNSENENPVVKNNLWKREIKAMNEVRSKYYVRATVVDKPGVLSEITTILSNNNVSLRSVIQKGDEEEGVVTIVLITHKTFEGQLMSSVDEIKKLSGVNNINNIIRIEDFKEK from the coding sequence ATGAAAAAGATAAAAATAGCACTACTAGGATTGGGGAATGTTGGTCGTGGTGTTTGGATGATTTTAAATTCTAATAAAGAAGAAGTAATGAAGCGATGCGGCTATGAAGTCGAAGTAGCAAAAATCCTTGTAAGAGATAAGAATAAGCCAAGACCTGTACAGGTTCCAGATGAAATTGTTACAACTGATTTTAATGAAATTTTAAATGATGATGACATTAAAATTGTAGTTGAAGTTATGGGAGGAATGGAGCCAGCAAGAGATTATATGCTTAAATGTATGGATAATAAAAAACATATTGTTACTGCAAACAAAATGCTTCTTGCTACAGGTGGAGATGAACTATTCCAAAAAGCTGATGAAAAGGGAATAATGTTTCAATATGAAGCAAGTGTTGCAGGTGGAATCCCTATAATCAAAGGAATAGATGAAAGTCTTACAGCAAATAAAATTGAAACTTTATATGGTATTGTAAATGGTACTACAAATTATATTTTAAGTAAAATGGAATTAGAAGGTGCTGCTTTTGATGAAGTATTAAAAGAAGCTCAAGAAAAAGGATATGCTGAGGCAGATCCAACTTCTGATATAGAAAGTTATGATGCTCAATATAAGCTTGCTATTCTTGCAGCATTAGCATTTGGTACTAAAATTGATGTGGCAAATGTTTATAGAGAGGGAATAACAAAAATAACTGCAGTAGATATGAAATATGCTAGTGAATTTAAGATGGCTATAAAGCTTCTTGCAATAGCAAAGGAAGTTGATGGTAAAGTAGAACTTAGAGTTCATCCAACAATGATTCCTAAAAAACATCCTCTTGCTAATGTTTATGATTCTTACAATGCAGTATTTATCAAAGGAAATGCAGTTGGTGATTTAATGTTTTATGGAAGAGGAGCAGGAGATCTTCCAACAGGAAGTGCTGTAGTTAGTGATATTGTATCAATAGTAAGAAGTAATGTTAACAGCGAAAATGAAAATCCAGTAGTTAAGAATAATTTATGGAAGAGAGAAATCAAAGCCATGAATGAAGTAAGAAGTAAGTATTATGTAAGAGCTACTGTAGTTGATAAGCCTGGTGTTCTTAGTGAAATAACAACAATTCTTAGTAATAATAATGTGAGTTTACGTTCTGTAATTCAAAAGGGTGATGAAGAAGAAGGTGTAGTTACTATAGTTTTAATTACTCACAAAACATTTGAAGGACAATTAATGTCATCAGTTGATGAGATAAAAAAACTTAGTGGAGTTAACAATATTAATAACATTATTAGAATAGAAGATTTTAAAGAAAAATAG